The following are from one region of the Erwinia sp. SLM-02 genome:
- a CDS encoding F0F1 ATP synthase subunit epsilon: MAMTFHLDVVSAELQMFSGLVQSIQVSGSEGELGIRPNHAPLLTAIKPGMVRIVKQHGDEEVIYLSGGVLEVQPGAVTVLADTAIRGTDLDEARALEAKRKAEEHMNSSHGDVDFAIASAELAKAIAKLRVIELTKKAM; encoded by the coding sequence ATGGCTATGACTTTTCACCTGGACGTTGTCAGCGCAGAACTGCAAATGTTCTCCGGTCTGGTACAAAGCATCCAGGTATCAGGTAGCGAAGGTGAGCTGGGTATTCGCCCAAATCACGCCCCGCTCCTGACTGCCATTAAGCCTGGTATGGTTCGCATCGTTAAGCAGCACGGTGACGAAGAGGTGATTTACCTCTCCGGCGGCGTGCTGGAAGTGCAGCCTGGCGCGGTTACCGTGCTGGCTGACACCGCGATCCGTGGTACCGACCTTGATGAAGCGCGCGCGCTGGAAGCGAAACGCAAAGCCGAAGAGCACATGAACAGCTCTCACGGCGATGTTGACTTCGCTATCGCGTCGGCAGAACTGGCGAAAGCCATTGCTAAGCTGCGCGTCATTGAGTTGACCAAGAAAGCGATGTAA